In Erigeron canadensis isolate Cc75 chromosome 6, C_canadensis_v1, whole genome shotgun sequence, the following are encoded in one genomic region:
- the LOC122602812 gene encoding auxin response factor 8-like, producing MKLSTSGLSQQQQQQPIEGEKKCLNSELWHACAGPLVSLPMVGSRVVYFPQGHSEQVAATTNKEVDAHIPNYPSLPPQLICQLHNVTMHADVETDEVYAQMTLQPLTPQEQKDTFLPVELGTSSRQPTNYFCKTLTASDTSTHGGFSVPRRAAEKVFPPLDFSQQPPAQELIARDLHDVEWKFRHIFRGQPKRHLLTTGWSVFVSAKRLVAGDSVLFIWNEKNQLLLGIRRATRPQTVMPSSVLSSDSMHIGLLAAAAHAAATNSCFTIFYNPRASPCEFVIPLSKYVKAVYHTRVSVGMRFRMLFETEESSVRRYMGTITGIGDLDPVRWPNSHWRSVKVGWDESTAGERQPRVSLWEIEPLTTFPMYPSLFPLRLKRPWYPGASSFQDGRDDAVNGMAWMRGETGEQGLHSLNFQSVGMFPWMQQRVDPSFLQNNLNQQYQAALAAGLQNLGSGDALKQQLMQFQQQQSVPFSQQHSVSGTSNPLFQHPQQQAIQQLIPQQFMHGQTQIPQQVNNHPEEPQQQQVNSQRPPNSFPESYLIQQEQLQTRPQSNVPSHSFQKTEFMDPNAKFNSNITPSAMQNMLGSLNSEGSSNLLSFSRTSQPTLTEQQSNQQSWVSRFAQSQPNVSSGTPSVLPYPEKNTGVEQETSSLDAQNQGLFGGTSIDSSGLLLPASVSNIGTSSSETDLTTMPSGASGFQNSPYFSYMQDSSELLPTTGQIGPPNPNRTFVKVYKSGSVGRSLDITRFNSYPELREELGQMFNIDGLLDDPQRSGWQLVFVDRENEMLLLGDGPWEAFVNSVWYIKILSPEDVQKLGKQELETFSQTSSERMNSVGNDVRDLSGLPPSMGSLGF from the exons atgaaactttcaaCATCAGGGTTGagtcagcagcagcagcagcagcctaTTGAAG gAGAAAAGAAATGCTTGAATTCGGAGCTATGGCATGCGTGTGCCGGTCCACTTGTGTCGTTACCGATGGTTGGAAGTCGAGTTGTGTACTTCCCCCAGGGTCATAGTGAGCAG GTTGCTGCCACTACTAATAAAGAAGTTGATGCCCATATACCTAATTATCCAAGTTTGCCTCCCCAGTTGATCTGCCAACTTCACAATGTTACAATGCAT GCAGATGTTGAAACTGATGAAGTGTATGCCCAAATGACATTGCAGCCCTTGACCCCG CAAGAACAAAAGGATACTTTTCTTCCTGTTGAATTGGGTACTTCTAGCAGACAACCAACTAATTATTTTTGCAAGACGTTGACAGCAAGTGACACGAGTACCCATGGAGGATTCTCTGTTCCTCGCCGTGCGGCCGAAAAAGTCTTCCCTCCACTG GATTTCTCACAGCAGCCACCTGCACAAGAACTTATTGCACGGGATCTCCATGATGTGGAATGGAAGTTCAGGCATATATTTCGCG GGCAGCCCAAACGTCATCTTCTTACCACAGGGTGGAGTGTGTTTGTTAGCGCGAAGAGACTTGTTGCTGGCGATTCTGTGCTTTTTATCTG GAATGAAAAGAATCAGCTCCTTTTGGGGATCCGTCGTGCGACTCGACCACAAACTGTAATGCCATCATCTGTTTTATCAAGCGATAGCATGCACATTGGACTCCTTGCTGCAGCTGCTCATGCTGCTGCTACAAATAGTTGTTTCACAATATTCTATAATCCAAG GGCAAGTCCATGTGAATTTGTTATACCACTTTCAAAATATGTAAAAGCTGTGTATCATACACGTGTTTCTGTTGGGATGCGCTTCCGTATGCTCTTTGAAACCGAAGAATCCAGTGTTCGTAG ATACATGGGTACAATTACGGGGATTGGTGATCTGGATCCTGTTCGCTGGCCCAATTCTCATTGGCGATCTGTCAAG GTCGGTTGGGATGAATCAACTGCTGGTGAGAGGCAGCCCCGCGTGTCGTTATGGGAAATTGAACCGTTAACAACATTTCCCATGTATCCATCACTCTTTCCCCTTCGTCTGAAAAGGCCTTGGTATCCTGGAGCTTCTTCTTTTCAGG ATGGCAGAGACGATGCAGTCAATGGGATGGCATGGATGAGAGGTGAAACCGGGGAGCAAGGACTCCATTCTCTTAATTTTCAATCTGTTGGGATGTTCCCATGGATGCAACAGCGGGTCGATCCATCCTTCCTTCAAAATAATCTTAATCAGCAGTACCAAGCTGCATTGGCTGCGGGTTTACAGAATTTAGGGAGCGGAGATGCTTTGAAACAACAATTGATGCAGTTTCAGCAACAGCAGTCTGTCCCATTCTCTCAGCAGCATTCAGTTTCAGGCACCTCTAACCCGCTTTTCCAACATCCTCAGCAACAAGCAATTCAGCAGCTCATACCTCAGCAATTTATGCATGGTCAAACCCAGATTCCACAGCAAGTCAACAATCACCCTGAGGAACCACAACAGCAGCAAGTCAATAGTCAACGGCCACCAAATTCGTTTCCTGAATCTTATCTGATCCAACAAGAACAACTTCAAACAAGGCCACAGTCTAATGTCCCGTCTCACTCATTTCAGAAAACCGAGTTCATGGACCCGAATGCCAAATTCAACTCCAACATTACCCCTTCAGCCATGCAGAATATGTTGGGTTCTCTAAACTCTGAAGGAAGTAGCAACCTTTTGAGTTTTTCAAGAACAAGCCAGCCCACACTTACTGAACAGCAATCGAACCAGCAATCCTGGGTGTCGAGGTTTGCTCAATCACAACCCAATGTGTCTTCGGGTACACCATCGGTTTTACCATATCCTGAGAAAAACACTGGCGTGGAGCAGGAGACTTCAAGCTTGGATGCACAAAATCAGGGTTTATTTGGTGGAACCAGTATCGATTCATCTGGGCTTCTACTTCCTGCTTCTGTTTCAAACATTGGTACTTCATCATCTGAAACTGACCTTACCACCATGCCTTCAGGGGCTTCTGGGTTTCAGAATTCTCCATACTTTAGCTACATGCAGGACTCTTCTGAGTTATTGCCCACTACAGGACAAATTGGCCCACCGAACCCTAATCGTACATTTGTCAAG GTTTATAAATCAGGTTCGGTGGGGAGATCTTTAGACATCACCCGGTTCAACAGCTACCCAGAGCTGCGAGAAGAACTGGGTCAGATGTTTAATATTGATGGGTTGCTTGACGACCCTCAAAGATCAGGCTGGCAGCTTGTATTCGTTGACAGGGAGAATGAGATGCTTCTCCTTGGAGACGGACCTTGGGA GGCATTTGTAAATAGTGTCTGGTATATCAAGATACTTTCTCCTGAGGATGTGCAGAAACTTGGGAAACAAGAGTTAGAAACTTTCAGCCAAACCTCGAGTGAAAGGATGAATAGtgttggaaatgatgttagAGACCTCTCTGGTCTTCCTCCATCCATGGGTTCACTTGGTTTTTGA